The segment tatactattacattttataaatattttgtaatgAATATTTTAcgtataaaatatgaatattttaataatataaaaatatttttcaaagatCGCTTAACCTTACTTACCCTTCTTGCTCCATTCTTTTACTATAAATTTTAATGTAACTtcaaattaaattctaattaggtattgatttattaaatctatgtaaaatattactatattttaaaataaattttgattgtgaaAAAAGTAatcatataatattttataataaatataatttatattaaattttcttcattaaaataatttttaaaatgatttgaagaaattctaCCATTTACACAAAAtcattaaacaaacatatttttaaaaattgttccaattttaaaatatcattctCCAATCAAAAACACAATCTTAATTTGATGAAAAAAGGTCATCCAAAATAAAAAGAACAATCTCATAGTTCTTGATTTATAAAGATACGTTATTaagtactcttattttattttctcattgAAGTTGAGTTTAAATTCATATTTGAAAGATAACTATCcatatataataatagatatataaattatcaagaaaagagaaatcaTAATAACATTTCTAAACTGTCCAAACCTCACGAATGAATAAAAAGTTAGATTTACATTGGATCTTTCTTAAATCTTCCGTCTTATGTGCCTCCAAATATCTTCCTTTGTTGGGGTGGCAATTTCCCACCTGAACCTCACCAAGCCTATAAATTCGAACCGCACCGAGAGCCCAAAATTCCCGGAAAGTTTGCAAGAGCCAGCGTGACCCGAAGAAAACATACAGTTAACCCAATCATCGGCAACGTCAGCTTCCACATTTTCCGAATCTGTCCTCTCTCTTTTGGCACTGAAAGTGAAAAACAAAATCGTTTTTATTGTTTGATATTTCTCAAAAGAAGCTGGGGCGTGATCACCAAAATTAAAACCTTCAGATCTTTGAATTCAGAACTATGTGGAGAAGGCTACTGATTCCACAACTAAAAACCCTAGCCACAGTTCCACGCCGATCCCCTTCTAAAACGCCGCTGCTTCAGTTCAAATGTTCCGTTTCTCCATTGCCTTCCTCATCGCTCCTCACTCGCCACTTAGCTGCCGGGTCAGGTAACTCTAATTTCCTTATATCACTCTCAACGATTCATTTTGGTTTTAAGCATTGCATCCGTTAGGTAGAGTCTTATAAATTATATAAGTGTTCATTTATATCTGTATGAATATCttaaatcatcattaattaatgGGCTTCGAAATTACGAAGAAGATAGAAGTTTGAGTTTAGTTATTTATTTGAAAAGCATATTGTCGATGGGGTATCCGATATTGATTTcctgtttttgttttttatttgatAGGTTGTATACACATGTGAAAAAGAGGGTTGAGGATGTAATGCCCATCGCCACTGGTCATGAGCGCGAGGAGCTTGCTGCTGAGCTTGAGGTGATGTTTCCTCTTACGGTGTCTGATTCAAATTGTCGAGTATATTGTTGTAACTTCTAAACATTATGACTAAATTTTgatatcctttttttttttttgcctttcttTAGGGAAAGAAAATCCTTGAAGATGTAAACAATCCTGTCGGTCCTTTTGGCACAAAGGTTAGTATGTAATGCCTTTGACAGTGTATTACAATAGAAGAACTCGTGTTTGACCATGTGCATTATATCATATGGAAACAATGACAGACGGCGTTTTAATTAGTGAAAACAATTTTTCTGCTGTGTTCTTTGTTGCATTCATTCTTTTATTCTGTTTGTTTGTGGTTTTCTACATGGCTTCAAGTGCTCGGAATTTTGTGCACTTCCATTTAGATGGTTTGCCTTTTACCTAATGGTGATATTTCGTGAAGCTATTTATACTTAAAACTGTTATTTGGTTTTTCATAATGCAAGTAAATTATATACCAGAAGATGTTAGCAGGTGCATTATTTTGTACTATTGCCACACTCTTTTCGATGTTGTTAACTTATTTGAATTGCCTTCCAATTTTCTGTTAACTTAGTTTTTGCTTGTATAAGTTCGAACTAAGGTTGTTCTTGTATGTTTTCCtcataattttacaaaatttctaTTCTGCTTGAACAATAGTGAAGCTCATTTGATTTACCTGTTTAAAAAATGCAGAGGATGAGCATGATGGTGTTTGGTTTTGGCTGGAGAAAGGCAAGCTGCATGAGTGTCCAGTTTGTTCACGGTATTTTGTGGTGAGTGGATATCTTGAATTAGAAAACATTGATTTTTCTTTAGATTAAGCTGATATATTTGATTTCACATCCAATATCAATTTCTTTGTATTCGTTGGACCCATATCCAGCTTAGAGGTTTCTGTTAGCCCATTCATGAATTCACCAAAAACTCTGAATTAGTTGTTAATGATGTGGGGAGTTATGGAATAAATAAATAGTATTAGTATTATTCTCAGTTAGGCCTCTAGGCTATAGTCAACTAGCATGGTTGAAAAACCAGTTGGTGCAATAAATAGCTTATATATATATGGGTATTACTTTGGTCAGCTGGGTTCTGGTTACTTCATCTGTAATTCTGTAAATATGATCAGTGAATGCAACAAACAATTATTTTTTAGATTGAGTTGTAAATGTTTTAAGATATCTAGACCGTACCTGAAGGGAGTAATTGGAACTACAACTCTTATCTGATTTTTTTTTGCCACCCAAAGCCCAAAAGTTTGAAACTAAGGTTGTGGCTCCAATGCTATGACTGAAGCGAGTCCTGGACGCTTTCATTCCATTCCCTTAGTCTATTGCCCTCTAAAGCAATTAGGAAAATGAATGAAATGGCATTCTTACTCTTCCAGCCTTGTTGAACCTGTGCAGAATTCGGTTGTTTCCCACATTTAGGGTTTTCCTAACTATTTCCACTGTTATTTTGCAGTTGGAAGTTGTAGGTCCTGGAGGACCTCCGGATGGACATGGAGACGATCATCATTTATTGCAACTCAGTTGTTCCTATTGGAATAAAATTGGAGTAAGATGGAATGATGTCCAGTATACGGTGCACCTTCAAATGCTAAAATCTTCATGTCTTGTTTGATTCCAATTGGGCGGCAGTTGCCCTCGCAACATTTGAGATGGTATGACTTTTTCTTTTTTGGGCAATCTAGAGACGGTGGTCTGTTTGAACTATGAATCTTCTTAGGTGAACTTTTAATGCGTTGGCAGATAATCTATGGCTGCCTTTCCATTGTTTCGTGAAAGAAACTTGCTGGCGTTAAACCATTATTCTGGTTTTGCTGGCGTAACTTTGGAATATTGAATCTGAAATTCACTGGTAACTTTTCATCAGATgctccattttctttttcatctctCAGTCAGTACCCAAAATATTCCCTTAGCTCAGATCAATGTCCTTGTCAGTTGGGAATTGTTATCTCACGCAGTTTTAGTAAATACGGTTTTATATCATGGTGAAGAAGATTTATATATTTCTATTTCAGTTTTGAGTAAGGGTGTGTTCATCTtgcattaaattaaataaaaatttaaaatgctgAATGTTCCCAGCattaatatgtgtatatatatatttaaaaaaattcagaTTAATTGGTTTATCGAGCAGCTTGAAGGGCATAATTTTTAGTTTCTTCTAGTTtgtcaattttcttttcttcccTACAAAAATCACGGGTGAGTCATTTTCCATTAAACCCAATTAATGAATTCAGACGATCCTATTTGACTAATGCATTAGTTAATGAGTTGATCTCAATACTcgattaattgtattaattacACCAACATGATTTTGAAATATTGGTTAAATGAATGAGCCTACTTGAAACTATGGCCAATTAAAATCCGTTCTTAGCCATCATAATTTAACCAAGCCTATTCATTCAAAAAACTTAAAATCATTTAATGTgtaaattaatttgattttaaaagttTGTAATCAAATTAACCCATTGAGATTCACTAAACCAATTTTATATCTTTCACTCTTAGCCATTTTCTAAAACAAAAGCGTGCGTGGATTAGAAGCTAAAAACAACAAATACAAAGGACAGGAAAATGAAACCTGAAGAAAGTGACATTCATATTCTCTGCAACTTGTATTCTAACCGTCTTTCCTCTAGAATTCTGCAATATCTTATTATTCATATTAATTTGCTAGAGATTACAACGACAACgaaaaaaccaaaaacaaaaaagaatTAGATTCAAAAATCCCCTCACTTTCCGGTTAAAGCTTTTATATTGCCATTTCAAGTCTTCACTATCACATCTCCTTCCTCAATATTTAagtttataataaaattgttTAACGTTCGCATTTGCTACAATAttgtctttattattattattatagaaatgatataatattattaatataatactaCATTAACTTACCTCACAAAGTGCACTAGGAACATTGGTTAGCAAGActcaataaattaattttaacatttaagCTACAACCGATCATCCCTCGTCCAAATGTGAAGGTTCTTGCTGTGTTAACCGTGTTCATTTTTAATGTTATAAAATATGTCAATCCGACATAACATATTTTATAtggtataaataataaatatataataaacatttaaaattatttatatcttgaaacttctaaaatttaaataaataaatatttttttaaaaaaataattgagaCTCACAATGTACCATATAGTACACTTTATTTTAATTCTTAATCCATTTGTACTATAACAAATAGATTTTATTCTTTTTAGTATTTGACTGTAGTTTTAAACTTAAAACAAACAAACCCGAAAACAAGAGAGTGTGAATCCCAGTAATGGAATAGCAGCCTCTCGAATCATTTATCTTCTGCTTTCTGAAAAGACTTACAAGTTCTAGGGGCCGTCCAATTAGACCCACAGTTTATATATTACATCAATGCCTTTTGCATGTAGTTAGATTGTCAAATTTGTAATGCTGGTTGTGTGAATTTTTCTTATATTTATGATTCTCTCTTTGTATTGATCTTaacaaatgatatatatatatatatatataataatgtagGTATAAACTCATTTAAAAAAAGTGATATATTTAgagaattatattttataataattttcgaTTATGTATAAGATGTAAAGATAAAAATATGAACACAATCTTTTTTTAAGAAACATAAAAAGAATCCATACATATGATATGTCAATATCCCATTTAAATTTAAGAACTAATTCTATATCTTCGTTCACATTGCGAGGAATATCGTGTTGGGGTCGAGATAAATTCACAAAATTTTTGGAGGCAAAGTTAAAAACTGTTGTGTTAAAAGAGATCAAAttgatttattaatttataatagggccaaaaatataatttcatttaacAAAGAGGCTAAAGTGACTTAATTGCAAAATTATTTTTGTAGAGGTACTAAATGTGCAGCTTTTCCATTTGTCTGCCCCTGACTGCGCCCAActttgatttttggaaaaatgttGGTACCCTAATCTTTTAACCTATATTCACTAATTAAATTGTTAAGGACAAAAAGAACCCTAAACCTTCTATAAATTCTATATGTTTCCGAACTGTTGTGGAGCAAGCTCAGTCCATGCTTACATGAGAACCTGCTTTTCGACCTATACTCTTAACTAAATGACCTAGATTTGGGTGAGTGTTAGACATACGGGGCGAATCGAAAGATGGCAGACAAGGGCTTTGGGCCCTCTCCGATAAAATagagaatttttgtttttagCCCCTTTTAGAAATTAATAATTTAGTTTAGTCCTTTTAGCatgatctttttatttttatttttatcccgTTCCCGATAAAAGATTCCTACCTTTGCCCTTGTATATACGTATGAAATTTCTTCCCCCAAGTTTTATCCAGCTTTGCAACAGGACTACTTTAAGTTTTCTCATTTCTGTTTTCCGTTGCATCTAAAATGCAAAAACTACGAATATGGTTAcaaacatataatatatatatttatgtacaaCTGTTTTCTCCcatttatatgaatataaatggcttgaaatgacaaaaaaaagggaaaaagaaaaaaaataatagtatGTTGTTATCCTTTTGGTAAAATAGTATGTTGTCTAAATAGCTTTATACAAACAAGTTACTCCAAATAAAGCCGCTTTCTttgttctcatatatatatatgtgtgatgttAAAACCATTGGTTTTCCCAGATTTCAAATCAAATAATAAACAAGCTTTATCCAATACCTATAAACATCAGGTAAGCGGACTTTTTATATTAGTAATAAATTAGGCAACACACAGAGGTAGTGCCAACAGCATATGTTGTTTATCACTCATAATAACCTAAAGAATGAATGAACTAAACCCAAAAGATTAAGCATCATTCCAATGTGAGTGCGTgtaatatgtatatatacttgTTGACATTGATGCTTGCCCCAAATGAGTGTTTGGTAGCAAGTAGGGGTAAAGGAGTTGACAATGAAAAAGTTGGGCCTCATTGTTTTCTAGACAACATGGGGAAAAAATTACTGAAAAGTTGACCTATAAGGTAATGAGATGTGAGCATTCAACACCATAAACCAATTGTCGCTTGCCATGTCAGCAATATGTTCCCCTTTAGTCAAACCAGTTAAATATAGAGTTTGCATGTGTGTCGTGACATTAGTTGGATTGGATGAAATCCACCAAACCTAAATTTCTTTGGAGGTTGCATTTTGTTTGGTACAAAAGTGATGGAACAACATGGGTTCAGAGACAACATTGATATGAATGAATATGAAACCAGTTAAATAGTGGGTCTGCAACTCTGCAATTTCCAATGGTATTAGTAATAGTAAATAGGCTTTTTAGCATCTATGTTGCTTCCAGCatagcaaataaataaaaattcctttttttttttaagtcaaTATTTTCATGTTAACCTTTGCATAAATATGAAGGAAAACAAAACTTTTATGGTGGGAACTGAGCAAACCAAAAATAATGGTGGCAAGCAGAAAAGGAAGATAGAGGATCACATGCTTTTCTTTTCTTGCTGTCTCTTCCACAAACAAATTGAGGTTGGTAGACTTTAcaatactaatatatatatatagagagagagagaacaAAAAAGCAAACTTTACAAAATATATACGAAAAATCCCCCTCAAAAAAAGAGAATGTAATTAGTTTATACATATTTCTGTACGCATGTATACATGTGTATGTATCTAGTCATGAGTCATGGAACCTTTCAGTATATTTCCCATTATACCATGAATTTGTACGGATGTATGAAAGTTGAaatttttctgagtttttattgTTAATGGGTATCGATCAAATCATCAAAGAATTCATAAACAAATGATTGAAAGAAaagatttatctttttattttttttcaaattttgattaTTCTTTTTATTGTTTTCAGTAATATTCTGTTGAGTTGTTGTAGGGGATTTTGCTTTATTGTATGGCCACTGCCCACAAGCATAGATTCTCTCTATATTGCAAATCTTTATTAAGGGGATGGATGATGGAGTGCTGGCGCTCTGTTCTGCTCGGATTCTCTCTACTATTGAAAAGATCATTTGCTTTTGTCCTTGCCTTCCTTTTCAAGGATGCCCTTCCCTTCGCTCCTTTTTGAGTTTTCTAGGCAATTTTTAGGCTGAGTTTGTAGCCAGCTGCACTCAATATTCACCTGTTTTATTCCATTTTCACATTGCCCTTCCTGCTTATAAATAGGCAATACCCCTTCTGGGTTTTCTTCATTGTGTCACCTCACACTTTGGCCTGCTCTTTACTGCATTCTCACAAGTACTAGGAAAACAAAAACATGAGTTATTCATATCAGACCGTCGGCTCCGGTTTGCTGCTTTCTTTGTGTTTACTCCTTTTTCTCAATGCATTAATTTCTGTCAGATATATATAGGGATTGATGATGCCTTTTAATTATTGGATTCATTTATAAGTTCTCAAATTAATGTTTTATCTTCTTTGAACTTAACCTTTTATGGGTGCCATTTTTTTAGGTAGTGGAACTGCTAGAAAGACATTCGACTTTGGAAGGACGCATGTTGTTCGACCAAAAGGAAAACACCAGGCAACTATAGTCTGGCTTCATGGCCTTGGTGACAATGGTTCTAGGTATTATTGCTTCTCTTTTATCCTCTCATTACTCAGTTGCTGTATTGCCTTTTTGATTATCAAATAAACCCATCTTTGGATTTACAAAACTCCTGCATTTGTCACTTCGTTTACTACAAACAATCTGCTGAAGAAGCATGATATGTGTCCTTTAGTATCTAGTTCATATCCATATGGGACAACCAGGGTGTCAATCGCTTTTTCTATAAACTTCATTCATTGAATCAAAACTATCCCATCCCAAACATGAGAACCATAAACAGACATACGGTTTTGTGCCATCCTTTTGAATTTAAGCAAAAATCCTGTATCAGAAGATTGGACTTTCTGAATCATTAAAGAAGAAAAGTTGTTTGAGAAAGTCAGCATGATTTATTTATAAGAGGGGCCATATCATGCTATGCTTTTCACTGTAGAGTTGTTATGCTTTCTTTTCATTGTACTATTAAATGGAATAAGTTGGATGGAGATTGGAGAAAGCAGTGCAGCTGTGAAATAAtaatattcattatattattcTTCTTTATTTGTCTCATCTGAGTGTTAAGCTCAATTTGGGAAAGCCTCTAGATGTGAAAATGAGTATATTCCATGTTCATAGATACTGGACCACAAACTTAACTTGATTTTCTCATGCCAAATTGACAAAACGTTATTTATCTTTTTGGCTAAGGATATTCatgtttgtttattattatttgtgtTTCTAGACTCTTTTTTACTTAATCCCACAGCAATAAAGCACAAATTCTAGATTCAAGGTAAAACAGGTTTTTATCACTAGCTTTTTACTCTTTATCACCTTGCATGGACAAGAGTGGCAAATTTGCAGCTATTTTGCCTTTGGAATTCTTACTGCTCTCATATTATGACCTCTTCCCAGTATTTGAGAAagtttttatttccttattttctttttcaaaaaaaaaaaaaatagagaagcTTTATCTCCTGTTGCATTTTCATGTGTAGCTGAGAATAGAACACAGAAAGTCAATTAGAAAACTAGCATTTTTATCCTTATCTTTCTTCCTGTTGCGTTGCAG is part of the Gossypium arboreum isolate Shixiya-1 chromosome 5, ASM2569848v2, whole genome shotgun sequence genome and harbors:
- the LOC108452156 gene encoding cytochrome c oxidase subunit 5b-2, mitochondrial-like, which produces MFRFSIAFLIAPHSPLSCRVRLYTHVKKRVEDVMPIATGHEREELAAELEGKKILEDVNNPVGPFGTKRMSMMVFGFGWRKASCMSVQFVHGILCWKL